One window from the genome of Moorena sp. SIOASIH encodes:
- a CDS encoding phycobiliprotein lyase has translation MSISKFKYFFDCCVGTWVAQRTYHDMTHQNVERSLTEFTIEPLSSPLKTKVLMDNQQPDLPNINDLCGYHLGFQTVSEKGERVSQQLNMLFVPQVEQSIILEGDYLRDRAYEEAKPKVAHFRFDTNKLELLMTTYYTRVVSVDSITLINPNLRIRKIINYQRPPESEPLDKVVLVGFGVEQKA, from the coding sequence ATGTCTATATCCAAATTTAAATACTTCTTTGATTGCTGTGTAGGAACCTGGGTTGCACAACGTACCTATCATGATATGACTCACCAAAATGTAGAGCGCTCCCTTACAGAATTCACCATTGAACCCCTGTCTTCTCCCCTCAAAACTAAGGTGTTGATGGATAATCAGCAACCTGACTTACCTAATATCAATGACCTGTGTGGTTATCATCTTGGTTTCCAGACAGTTTCTGAAAAAGGTGAACGGGTATCCCAACAACTGAATATGCTTTTTGTCCCTCAGGTCGAACAATCAATCATTCTAGAGGGAGATTATTTACGCGATCGCGCCTACGAAGAAGCTAAACCTAAAGTGGCTCATTTTCGCTTCGATACCAATAAACTAGAACTTTTGATGACCACCTACTATACCCGTGTGGTATCTGTTGATTCCATTACCCTGATCAATCCCAACTTAAGAATCCGCAAAATTATCAATTACCAGCGTCCTCCAGAAAGCGAACCCCTAGACAAAGTAGTTCTAGTGGGCTTTGGGGTGGAACAAAAAGCTTGA
- a CDS encoding phycobilisome protein, whose translation MMTQLSDYIKELITKARIVSFANWQDSYPPEIIQHFQTADDHGRYLTDNDLHQIKACSPDTEPLINTAKFLRDNASDIVSEARETVLAQYPDITKPGGGLYPAPRAEACWRDFWHFLRCITYGIAGSSTEFTSAEGLHYMNLLYKEMQVPIPAMVSGLEQIKAASLKRLSEPETIALYFDHLINQLKNFS comes from the coding sequence ATGATGACTCAATTAAGCGACTATATCAAAGAACTAATTACCAAAGCCAGAATTGTCAGCTTTGCCAACTGGCAAGACTCCTATCCCCCAGAGATTATCCAGCATTTCCAGACAGCTGATGATCACGGTCGCTATCTTACCGATAATGACTTGCACCAGATTAAAGCCTGTTCACCGGATACCGAGCCCTTAATCAATACAGCCAAATTTTTGCGGGATAACGCTTCTGATATTGTTTCCGAAGCGCGGGAAACCGTATTGGCTCAATATCCTGATATTACAAAACCAGGGGGTGGTCTTTATCCCGCCCCACGAGCAGAAGCCTGTTGGCGAGATTTTTGGCATTTCCTCCGCTGTATTACCTATGGAATTGCTGGCAGTAGCACCGAGTTTACTAGTGCTGAAGGACTGCACTATATGAACCTGTTGTACAAAGAAATGCAAGTCCCAATCCCCGCAATGGTATCAGGATTAGAACAGATAAAGGCAGCTAGTTTAAAGCGATTATCTGAACCGGAAACAATAGCCCTCTATTTCGATCATTTAATTAATCAATTGAAAAACTTTAGCTAA
- a CDS encoding HEAT repeat domain-containing protein, translating to MDIRQIEISLKSPNAQDRLRALTALREYGSDVAVPLLTSKLKDPEFLVRSFVAMGLGNKRSDESYAALLNLIQFDTDPNVRAEASNSLSKYGDMSISHLVTTFQQDDHWLVRRSILAALVEMSCPEELYSICICGLAGEDPTVREAGIDALGLLAGTVKETDALQQILALKDAQWWRIRMHVARALKRFDSPDAKAALGELMKDEDHRVVAAALDSSL from the coding sequence ATGGACATCCGTCAAATCGAAATCTCTCTCAAAAGTCCAAATGCTCAGGATCGCCTCAGGGCACTTACTGCTTTGAGAGAGTATGGTTCAGATGTAGCTGTTCCCCTACTTACAAGTAAACTCAAAGACCCAGAGTTTTTAGTGCGCTCCTTTGTGGCCATGGGACTGGGGAATAAACGGAGTGACGAGTCCTATGCTGCGTTGTTAAATCTGATCCAATTTGATACAGATCCTAATGTAAGGGCAGAAGCTTCCAATTCCTTGTCTAAGTATGGAGACATGTCAATATCTCATCTGGTCACTACCTTTCAACAGGATGATCACTGGCTGGTGCGCCGTAGTATTCTTGCTGCTTTGGTGGAAATGTCTTGTCCAGAAGAACTCTATAGTATTTGTATTTGCGGCTTAGCAGGGGAAGACCCAACTGTCCGAGAAGCAGGAATTGATGCCCTAGGTTTACTGGCTGGTACTGTTAAGGAAACTGATGCATTGCAGCAAATTCTGGCTCTGAAAGATGCACAATGGTGGCGTATTCGGATGCATGTTGCCCGTGCCCTCAAACGATTTGATTCCCCCGATGCTAAAGCAGCATTGGGAGAACTGATGAAGGATGAAGACCATCGGGTGGTAGCTGCTGCTTTGGACAGTTCCCTCTAG